The Salvia miltiorrhiza cultivar Shanhuang (shh) chromosome 2, IMPLAD_Smil_shh, whole genome shotgun sequence DNA window CGACCTCCGCCTCGTGCTCATTCGTGTTCAGAAGCACAGACCGCGCCTCCTCAACCCGACCCTGCAGCACAAGCCACCTAGGCGACTCCGGGATGATGCATAACGCGAATGCAATGAAGATCGACGGCAGGATCCCGACGGCAAGCATCACTCTCCAGTTTGTGTGCGCGGGGAGGCCGGAGAACACGTAGTTCGAGACGTATCCGAGGAGGATCCCTAAGTTGATGAAGATCTCTGGGAACGAGGTGAGCGAGCCCCGTGCGATGGTCGGGGAGATCTCCGCAATGTAGACGGGCGCGATCATGACCCCAAATCCGATCCCGATGCCGCTCAGGATCCTCCCAATCATCAGGACCCTGAACGTAGGGGCAAAGGTCATCACGACCGCCCCAAGCTGGAAGATGATGGCGGCCAGCCCCATCGTCCACTTCCGGCCGATAGCGTCGGAGGTCCGGCCGCCGCCTAGGCTGCCTAAAAGGGACATTACGCTTAGGATTCCGATGAGGACCTCTTGCTGCACCTCTGTTATCTTCAAATCCTCTTGAATGAAGAGGATTGCTCCACTCATCACTCCCACATCTGCAAATCAACAGCTTATTTAATCTCAGTTTCAGCCATGAATCTATCAAAACAATAGCATTTCTCTTTCACTATCATCAGACACATAAATCAAGATTCAAACTTTGACTTTGACCCATCACAGAAAACTTGATTTTTTGAAGAGACAGAAGTTCATATCAAACCAAATGTAGGATCAAGAATCAaaattttcttgtgaattaagTAGCCATCTTacatatgatatatatatatatatatatataaggagaggttcaaatgagaatcctcaaataaaatgagaatgaaGAGCCCTTCAATCGTGAAAATCTACAATGCACACATCATTTTGATAAATGAATGCAACATTTTGATTTGAATCCCAGAGAGagcaaaaaaatcattttttttcaaatgcattgaattcattaattttataagaaaATGTATTATTCTCACATTCTCGCAAAAAATGTATAGTTCTCAACAACAACCACaccacatatataaatatacatgaTAACTTTATTATAGAAATACTAATTAACATAAATTTTGTACACaataagtgctcgtttggttcaagtagaggaatggaatcaaataaaggagtgaaatggtaacaataatcattacttttattgagtgtttggtttaacaatggaaaggaaacattagtaagggattctctttcttttgtttcccctctattttgagggagGGGTagcaaattgggtgattgggttaccctcaagtaagggtaatgattatctcattacccaaaccaaacaacaagtaatgaattcaattacatgattccctttccaacctctaaaaacatccaaccaaacgtgggctaaaattgtaaatataaaattgatgCTCATTACATGAAAAACTCAAACAATATACCGATTCTCTCTACAGTCTCACTAAAAGCATATGTTGAGCGCAATTTAAGGTTATCTGAGAAGATGTGTTTATCACAACTCACACATCGTGTTCATATTGGCAGAATTTGAATTCTtgtttattcaaaaataaactAGTTAAGGAGAAACATATATAACTCTTCATTATGATATTACTCTCCACATCAAGAATCAAGCTCTAGATGAAGCCGATTCTAAATCAAGAATCGAACTTTGACTTTGACCCATCACAGGAAACTCCATTtcttgaagagagagagaagctgaaatcaaacaaaaatgtgggatcaagaattgaagattctctTACCGTAGCCAAGAAGCACGCTGTTGAGAGAGGCGAAAACAGAGCAAGCAAACACATATTTCCGAGTGGTTTTGCTCCGCTGCATCTGACGGTGGTGCTCCGCCGCATCATAATCTTCACCAAAAACGTCGCCGTTTCTCAGCTCAGAGTCATCATCCATTCTTGTGTATTTGTTGCTGGCTCCCAACGGCAAGCCCATCTCCACGTTCCCATTTTCTTGGATTTTGGGCAGGCCCATCTCCCCAAACCGCCGATTCCAACCGAAAAAACGGAACTTTGCAACGGTTTCAAGAGCTCTCAGCTTAGATTCTTGAAACAGTAGACAGGTGTGGGGATTGGGGGAGAGGAGGGCTTGTTTTGCAGATCTGAAATTGGGAGTGATGAAGACTTTTAATTGACAAGTGGGGAACTTCTTTTTGGTTCATGTAAGAAAATCCCATTTTTgttaattctttttttaatttatttttttatttggtttGCAGAATGCCATCACACGTTCTTGACTTTTTACTTGTCCAAGGTTTGATGGAGCTTTCCGAGCAACCAGCTGTGATATGCTGCTAGACTGTAATTTTTTTAACGAGTTAATAGTATTTTACGTCACGAATTTTTagcatttttaataaaatatctcGAACATTCATTTTTCCTAAGCAATTCCggatttttaatttcttttatatataaaatatcctgttataaaaaaattgatgacgGGAAAATGATTTATCTCGTCAGATAAAATATGTTGGGGATAGTCATGATCGAAAAATCATATTATGAATCACCATTGttggaaaaagttgaaagttcataattttttgtcatctttccatcaccgaattttgtatagcaggA harbors:
- the LOC131012476 gene encoding probable polyol transporter 4 produces the protein MGLPKIQENGNVEMGLPLGASNKYTRMDDDSELRNGDVFGEDYDAAEHHRQMQRSKTTRKYVFACSVFASLNSVLLGYDVGVMSGAILFIQEDLKITEVQQEVLIGILSVMSLLGSLGGGRTSDAIGRKWTMGLAAIIFQLGAVVMTFAPTFRVLMIGRILSGIGIGFGVMIAPVYIAEISPTIARGSLTSFPEIFINLGILLGYVSNYVFSGLPAHTNWRVMLAVGILPSIFIAFALCIIPESPRWLVLQGRVEEARSVLLNTNEHEAEVEERLAEIQLAAGHGSGDGVEQKAVWRELLSPSPALARMLIAGFGIQSFQQITGIDATVYYSPKIFQAAGIDDKSKLLAATVAVGVTKTAFIVVAIVLIDRVGRKPLLYVSTIGMTVCLFSVGMTMSFFGEGSFTVAMAILGVCGNVAFFSVGIGPVCWVLTSEIFPLRVRAQASALGAVGNRLCSGFVAMSFLSVAHAITFGGTFFLFSAISAVSVVFVYRCIPETKGKSLEQIELLFEDRYELQESEVQLGDAERLVQKE